A single genomic interval of uncultured Desulfobulbus sp. harbors:
- a CDS encoding vitamin K epoxide reductase family protein — MTRTPHSSNRRPPYCFYTFPVLALILCGLLDTGYLAWLHYRNYTDPAFTSFCALTKSINCDTVAQSPWSILLGLPLAVWGILAYLVFLVAFLPVSRENHEKFGLWYLLFFLALLYSGTSLYLGYISATQIKAHCILCMASYAISFALLFSCWIIIRRFIPLSYSTGFLSAMRIALRTPTTAVGIPLLCGLFALTGALLPPYWHYTPPPLANDLPHGFTEEGHPWIGAESPRLTIHEYTDYQCFQCSKMHIYLRRLIATHPQEIRLVHHHYPMDHAFNSLIVPEPFHVGSGKMAMLAIYAGSQGKFWKMNDALYTMGRTKEPFNTRTLATMSGISGGELAAATRHPQIRAALLHEIREGMKLNIIGTPTFVIDGKVYPGAIPTEILARYL; from the coding sequence ATGACACGCACACCACATAGTTCCAACAGAAGACCCCCCTACTGCTTTTACACTTTCCCGGTCCTCGCTCTGATCCTTTGCGGCCTTCTCGACACCGGGTACCTTGCCTGGCTGCACTACCGGAATTATACAGATCCGGCATTCACCAGCTTCTGTGCCCTCACCAAATCAATTAATTGCGATACGGTCGCACAGAGTCCTTGGTCCATTCTACTGGGCCTGCCGCTGGCCGTCTGGGGTATACTCGCCTACCTTGTTTTTCTTGTTGCTTTTCTTCCGGTTTCAAGAGAGAACCATGAAAAATTTGGTTTATGGTATCTATTATTTTTTCTGGCGCTCCTTTATTCGGGTACATCGTTATACCTGGGCTATATCTCAGCCACCCAAATTAAAGCGCACTGCATTCTTTGCATGGCCAGTTATGCTATCAGCTTTGCACTTCTTTTCTCTTGCTGGATAATTATACGCAGGTTTATCCCACTCTCGTATTCCACCGGTTTTCTCAGCGCGATGCGGATTGCCTTACGCACGCCAACGACCGCAGTTGGGATTCCCTTGCTTTGCGGCCTGTTCGCCCTCACCGGAGCACTGCTGCCTCCCTACTGGCATTACACGCCCCCGCCTCTGGCAAACGATCTCCCCCATGGCTTCACCGAAGAAGGGCACCCCTGGATCGGTGCCGAGTCACCGCGGTTGACCATCCATGAATACACCGACTACCAGTGCTTTCAATGCAGCAAGATGCACATCTACCTCCGCCGGTTAATCGCCACCCATCCACAGGAAATTCGACTGGTGCATCATCATTATCCCATGGACCATGCGTTCAACAGCCTTATCGTCCCCGAACCTTTTCATGTTGGTTCGGGGAAAATGGCAATGCTTGCTATCTATGCTGGGTCACAAGGAAAATTCTGGAAAATGAACGACGCGCTCTATACGATGGGGAGAACAAAGGAACCGTTCAATACGAGAACGCTGGCTACCATGAGCGGCATCAGCGGCGGGGAACTGGCTGCGGCAACACGACACCCACAGATTCGGGCCGCGCTGCTCCATGAAATTCGCGAAGGGATGAAATTGAACATTATCGGCACACCAACCTTTGTCATCGACGGCAAGGTATACCCGGGTGCCATTCCTACTGAAATTTTAGCCCGCTACCTGTAG
- a CDS encoding GspH/FimT family pseudopilin, giving the protein MITQRRHWIFSTQGFTLMEVMVVVAIVGIMAAIAIPNYLSWKPGYEFRGAVSRIASDLNKAKMRALEIRRESRVLFCGDAYQVIDGDQTMYSNWPTPAGAGGCLSATQQTTLEGAGRRVRNVSLADYNNVTVDSNPTPTFSPRGFATTLVTIKVKHAKSGESAQIAVNQTGRVRVEW; this is encoded by the coding sequence ATGATCACTCAACGGCGACATTGGATTTTTTCGACGCAGGGGTTCACCCTGATGGAAGTCATGGTGGTGGTGGCCATTGTTGGCATTATGGCCGCGATCGCCATCCCTAATTATTTGAGTTGGAAGCCAGGCTATGAATTTCGCGGCGCGGTCTCGAGAATTGCCAGCGATTTGAACAAGGCCAAGATGAGGGCCTTGGAGATCCGGCGAGAAAGCAGGGTGCTTTTTTGTGGAGATGCGTACCAGGTTATCGATGGCGACCAGACCATGTACTCCAACTGGCCCACACCTGCCGGTGCGGGAGGATGTTTGTCTGCAACCCAGCAAACAACCCTTGAAGGGGCAGGGCGTCGAGTAAGGAATGTCTCGCTTGCCGACTATAATAATGTCACGGTGGACTCCAATCCGACGCCGACGTTTTCTCCGCGAGGCTTTGCTACGACATTGGTTACCATCAAGGTGAAGCATGCAAAAAGCGGAGAATCCGCTCAAATTGCAGTGAATCAGACCGGCCGCGTGCGCGTGGAGTGGTGA
- a CDS encoding ATP-binding protein, giving the protein MRYSLTTHIVALLLAVLGFASGLTFFVTLSFWLRDAGSSFAREKELALALFAERQFYRSLEIGYRGDYLQGFMQQALASAGAVYGCAKGDDGTPVCFGDQAAAGVADLGSFLGEAQPGIVVRRLCGRQWVGIVPGKRYLDLALQLQGADLVARPMAFRFAMEPWYGNILAFQRYIAVYLLINLIILSVVGFFRMREIILRPVERLLHLTNSYRDEHGVPFLALQNANELAQLYTAMQQMLNRIRTDREKLQQHVSSLEQANLQLRNTREEMIRTEKLSSVGRLAAGLAHEIGNPVGIVQGYLGLLGRSDVGDNERNEFCRRAEQELQRVNQLIRRLLDFARPSSGKEEQVDPHLAIEEALALLCPQPLFDGIEITCALCEQSAHVRCDSGQLLQVLLNCLMNAADAIHTAGCMPGRIRISSVWHEQDNRQFIRILIADNGCGMEEHELAAAFDPFFTTKAPGQGTGLGLSVSYSLVQAMGGAISLANQAEGGAVVTIELPLSLDAGENDDDWSQSRGKDGSNGFGFSGL; this is encoded by the coding sequence ATGCGTTATAGTTTAACTACCCATATTGTCGCTCTTTTGTTGGCGGTGCTCGGGTTTGCCTCCGGGCTGACCTTCTTTGTCACCCTTTCATTCTGGTTGCGGGATGCTGGTTCTTCCTTTGCGCGGGAGAAGGAACTTGCCCTTGCCCTGTTCGCCGAGCGACAATTCTATCGATCCCTGGAAATCGGATACAGGGGGGATTATTTGCAGGGGTTCATGCAGCAGGCCCTTGCGTCTGCAGGGGCTGTTTATGGTTGCGCCAAAGGGGATGATGGCACCCCTGTCTGTTTTGGTGATCAGGCAGCGGCTGGTGTTGCCGACCTCGGTAGTTTTCTTGGTGAGGCTCAACCCGGGATTGTGGTTCGGCGATTGTGCGGCAGGCAGTGGGTCGGCATAGTACCTGGAAAGCGGTACCTAGACCTCGCCCTGCAACTTCAGGGGGCGGACCTGGTTGCCCGCCCGATGGCCTTTCGTTTCGCCATGGAGCCATGGTATGGCAACATACTCGCCTTTCAGCGGTATATTGCGGTGTATCTCCTCATCAATCTCATTATTTTGTCGGTGGTGGGGTTTTTTCGGATGCGCGAAATAATCCTGCGGCCGGTGGAGCGTTTGCTGCATTTGACCAACTCGTACCGGGATGAACACGGGGTACCATTTCTTGCCCTTCAGAATGCGAACGAACTGGCGCAGCTCTATACCGCGATGCAGCAGATGCTCAATCGAATCAGGACCGATAGGGAAAAACTGCAGCAGCATGTGTCTTCTCTGGAGCAGGCCAATCTTCAACTGCGAAATACCCGTGAGGAAATGATCAGGACAGAAAAACTATCCTCGGTCGGGCGGCTGGCGGCCGGACTGGCCCATGAAATTGGTAATCCAGTGGGGATCGTCCAGGGATATCTCGGCCTTCTCGGCCGGAGCGATGTTGGCGACAACGAGCGAAATGAGTTTTGCCGTCGTGCCGAGCAGGAACTGCAACGGGTCAACCAGCTTATCCGTCGGCTGCTTGATTTTGCACGTCCCTCATCCGGAAAAGAAGAACAGGTCGATCCCCACCTTGCAATAGAGGAGGCTCTTGCCCTGCTTTGTCCGCAACCGCTGTTCGATGGTATCGAGATAACCTGTGCATTGTGTGAGCAATCTGCACATGTGCGGTGTGATTCTGGACAGTTGTTACAGGTCTTGCTTAATTGCCTGATGAATGCCGCTGATGCCATCCACACCGCAGGGTGCATGCCGGGAAGAATCAGAATAAGCAGCGTTTGGCATGAGCAGGACAACAGGCAATTTATTCGAATATTGATTGCCGACAATGGATGTGGGATGGAGGAGCACGAGTTGGCAGCAGCTTTTGACCCGTTTTTTACGACCAAGGCCCCTGGGCAAGGAACGGGTCTTGGCCTTTCGGTCTCCTATTCCTTGGTTCAGGCCATGGGGGGGGCGATCAGTCTGGCCAATCAGGCAGAGGGAGGGGCTGTGGTGACAATAGAGCTGCCCTTGAGTCTGGATGCTGGGGAGAACGACGATGACTGGTCTCAGAGCAGGGGAAAGGATGGTTCAAATGGGTTCGGCTTCAGCGGATTGTAG
- a CDS encoding tetratricopeptide repeat protein, with translation MIFKHTCRYLFLIFLFIAACQANSLIVSWTLDDLPNIVNNQPIKITNYFPATLWHTFFSKPFAEGNFYRPIANFTFAINWLIGQDNPRGYHVINLLIHICSTFFLFRSTILLLNSPQASVTNKKYAYTIALLASLLWAVNPIQVPAVTYIVQRMASMAAMFFILALYTYIKARQARESRGRITYFASSLLCFLLALGCKENAITLIPILFAIEYFFLHIPNDRFSTIALRTTLIATLCFFAAGTYYIIDHNLLEYLNKPIGSRPFSIGERLLTQPSILLFYLSLIFFPSPSRLSIDHSFPLSTSPWQPWTTLPAILLCLGLIAFAVLQRRKSPLLGFAILFFFINHLVESTFIPLEMIFEHRNYLPSMFLFLPVAAGLCTSIETSKQSSRLIYAALLFSIPVVLIALGLGTYSRNKVWATEESLWTDALAKAPTNARPYAKLGEIYGWQKEKSPENLRTAVALFEKALHLESPRTSFKAAIVGNIGKVYFKYGLLDLAVSNYQRSLAINPNFITSRFDLTNALTLQGKFSQALEQIDQVIAKNDQQSRFFNLKAHLLLWLDRPDEAAENTSRAMHITQVNKERYFYNCGVALTRAGNHPQGLWFLLHALKGEPDNRRILCSLIENRLLAKDFKQGEYFADQLISLHGLPQIKVELERLPKDYSSVPVDVKLVAPVIFMAANKALAAMQ, from the coding sequence ATGATATTTAAACATACTTGTCGCTATCTATTTTTGATCTTTCTCTTTATCGCTGCATGTCAGGCAAACTCTCTGATCGTTTCATGGACCCTTGATGATCTTCCAAATATTGTCAACAATCAACCAATTAAAATTACCAACTATTTTCCTGCAACATTGTGGCACACTTTTTTCTCCAAACCATTTGCAGAAGGAAATTTCTATCGTCCTATCGCCAACTTTACTTTTGCCATCAATTGGTTGATTGGCCAGGATAATCCGAGGGGATACCATGTAATCAATCTCCTCATTCATATCTGCTCCACTTTTTTCCTCTTCCGCAGTACCATCCTACTTCTTAATTCCCCACAAGCCTCCGTAACGAACAAAAAATACGCTTATACCATTGCGCTGCTTGCCAGCCTTCTCTGGGCTGTTAACCCTATACAAGTACCGGCAGTTACCTACATTGTTCAACGCATGGCCTCAATGGCGGCCATGTTTTTTATTCTAGCCCTTTACACCTATATAAAAGCTCGTCAAGCCCGTGAAAGCCGAGGCAGGATCACTTATTTCGCTTCATCTTTACTCTGTTTCCTTCTCGCGTTGGGATGTAAAGAAAATGCTATCACCTTGATACCGATTTTGTTTGCTATAGAATATTTTTTTCTGCACATCCCTAACGACCGTTTTTCAACAATCGCGCTACGCACAACCTTGATTGCAACGCTCTGCTTCTTTGCAGCAGGAACCTATTATATTATTGACCACAACCTCCTCGAGTACCTCAACAAACCCATCGGCAGCCGACCGTTTTCTATCGGCGAACGATTGCTGACCCAACCATCAATCCTGCTCTTTTACCTTTCTCTTATTTTTTTTCCCTCACCTTCCCGTCTTTCCATTGACCACAGCTTTCCGCTTTCGACTTCCCCTTGGCAACCATGGACCACCTTACCGGCGATTCTTCTCTGTCTTGGCCTGATCGCTTTCGCCGTCTTGCAACGGCGCAAAAGCCCCTTGCTCGGCTTTGCCATCCTCTTTTTTTTCATCAATCATCTGGTGGAATCAACCTTCATTCCCCTGGAAATGATTTTTGAGCATCGCAACTATTTGCCCTCCATGTTTTTGTTCCTCCCCGTTGCGGCGGGACTCTGCACAAGCATCGAAACGAGTAAACAATCAAGTCGGCTCATCTACGCCGCCTTGCTTTTTTCCATCCCAGTGGTACTCATCGCCTTAGGCCTCGGCACCTACAGCCGCAACAAGGTATGGGCCACCGAGGAGTCCCTCTGGACGGATGCGCTTGCCAAAGCCCCGACCAATGCGAGGCCCTATGCCAAACTTGGCGAAATTTACGGATGGCAGAAAGAAAAAAGCCCGGAGAATCTGCGAACTGCCGTTGCCCTCTTTGAAAAGGCCCTTCACCTGGAAAGCCCCAGAACTTCCTTTAAGGCCGCTATTGTCGGCAACATCGGCAAGGTTTATTTTAAGTATGGTCTGCTTGATTTGGCCGTCAGCAACTATCAACGCTCCCTTGCCATCAATCCCAATTTCATCACCTCCCGGTTCGACCTTACAAATGCACTCACCCTCCAGGGGAAGTTTAGCCAAGCCCTTGAACAGATCGACCAGGTCATTGCCAAAAACGACCAGCAAAGCAGATTTTTCAACCTGAAAGCACATCTCCTCTTATGGCTCGATCGCCCCGATGAGGCCGCCGAAAATACCAGCCGGGCGATGCATATCACCCAGGTCAACAAAGAACGTTACTTCTACAACTGCGGAGTGGCACTTACCAGAGCGGGAAATCACCCCCAAGGTTTATGGTTTCTCTTGCATGCCTTGAAAGGTGAGCCTGACAACAGGAGAATTCTCTGCAGTTTGATCGAAAACCGGCTTTTGGCGAAGGATTTCAAACAAGGCGAATATTTTGCCGATCAACTGATCAGTCTGCACGGACTGCCTCAGATCAAGGTTGAACTTGAACGGTTACCCAAGGATTACTCTTCGGTTCCAGTTGATGTGAAACTCGTTGCCCCTGTTATTTTTATGGCAGCGAACAAAGCCCTAGCAGCCATGCAGTGA
- a CDS encoding sigma-54 dependent transcriptional regulator encodes MKDIKQRLLIIDDEDNMRHMLSSMLVRLGYEVETAANGRLGLEALKETGFDVVLCDIRMPEIDGMEFLRLAGEEGLAPTIIMMSAFGSVETALEAMRHGAYDYISKPFKADEIELTLRKAEERERLKQDNKLLRDKVAALEGECGFGRMVARSRAMLDVFTLAAKVAPHPTTVLVTGESGTGKELVAQGIHEKSGRERAKFVAVNCASLPENLIESELFGYKKGAFTGADKDKLGLFVQADKGTLFLDEIGELTLSLQVKLLRVLQEGEVLPVGSNLPQKVNVRVIAATARDLEQEVRMGLFRQDLFYRLNVVHIRLPPLRERTSDIPLLSEFFLKRHTLRLGSQAASIAPATMLLLMQYNWPGNVRQLENVIERAVVLAEKKVILPENLPEEFGHRSNGRRMDDFFGGFSIKQGQRVMETSLIRRALQATGGNKSKAAELLEISYPSLLSKIKEYAISG; translated from the coding sequence ATGAAAGACATAAAGCAGCGATTACTCATCATCGACGACGAAGACAACATGCGCCACATGCTGTCGTCGATGCTGGTGCGTCTGGGCTACGAGGTGGAGACCGCAGCCAATGGGCGGTTGGGATTGGAGGCATTGAAAGAGACTGGCTTTGATGTTGTGCTTTGCGACATCCGTATGCCGGAAATCGATGGAATGGAGTTTTTGCGCCTTGCCGGAGAAGAGGGACTCGCACCCACAATTATCATGATGTCGGCCTTTGGTTCTGTGGAAACAGCCCTGGAGGCTATGCGCCATGGAGCCTACGATTATATTTCAAAGCCGTTCAAAGCTGATGAAATCGAATTGACCTTGCGCAAGGCAGAGGAGCGAGAGCGACTTAAACAGGACAATAAACTGCTCCGTGACAAGGTCGCCGCCCTGGAGGGGGAATGCGGTTTCGGGCGGATGGTGGCCCGGAGTAGGGCGATGCTCGATGTTTTCACCTTGGCGGCAAAGGTGGCGCCCCATCCGACCACGGTCCTGGTTACCGGAGAAAGTGGCACGGGGAAAGAGCTCGTTGCCCAGGGGATTCACGAGAAAAGTGGGCGTGAACGCGCAAAATTCGTTGCAGTGAATTGCGCAAGTCTACCGGAAAATTTGATTGAGAGTGAACTGTTCGGCTATAAGAAGGGAGCCTTTACCGGAGCGGACAAGGATAAGCTCGGCCTCTTTGTCCAGGCTGATAAAGGAACCTTGTTTTTAGACGAAATCGGTGAATTGACCCTCTCGCTGCAGGTCAAGCTGCTGCGGGTGCTGCAAGAGGGAGAGGTGCTGCCGGTTGGCTCGAACCTTCCTCAAAAGGTCAATGTTCGGGTCATCGCAGCCACAGCACGCGATCTTGAACAGGAAGTTCGGATGGGTTTGTTTCGCCAGGATCTCTTTTATCGATTGAATGTTGTTCATATACGGTTGCCGCCCCTTCGCGAACGGACGAGCGATATCCCCCTGTTGAGCGAATTTTTCCTGAAACGCCATACTCTGCGTCTTGGCTCACAGGCGGCATCGATTGCACCGGCGACCATGTTGTTGCTCATGCAATACAACTGGCCGGGCAACGTGCGTCAACTGGAAAATGTGATTGAGCGTGCCGTTGTGCTTGCTGAAAAAAAAGTCATCCTTCCGGAAAATTTGCCCGAGGAATTTGGCCATCGCTCCAATGGGCGGCGGATGGATGATTTTTTTGGTGGATTTTCCATTAAGCAGGGGCAGCGGGTTATGGAAACATCTCTCATCCGCAGAGCGCTGCAGGCGACCGGAGGGAATAAATCAAAGGCCGCGGAACTGCTTGAGATAAGCTATCCCTCCCTACTGAGCAAGATCAAGGAGTATGCAATCAGCGGATAG
- a CDS encoding Fic family protein → MPKNTPKRWGRRQPSGIFSLKISIILRDKLFSNQPLSRIQENLRMDVSDKYWNMVPNRRLAKHLAVREVPSLVYEAVNLEGVAITLPEVQTILDGVTVGGHKISDQNMVINQANTWMHLFQIINDNRFEFSKSIALELHNIAGKEEAFEWGVFRSGNVSIAGTDYEPPPPDKLDAIWLQTEFELEQIEDIYDQAIAAFLKMSRTQFFWDVNKRMGRFMMNGILLNRGFPIINVPVKKQLIFNNLMLEFYSSNDMNKMILFLRDCLNEKIIENFKR, encoded by the coding sequence GTGCCGAAAAATACCCCAAAGCGCTGGGGGAGACGCCAACCAAGCGGAATTTTCTCATTAAAAATTTCAATCATCCTCAGAGACAAGCTATTCAGCAACCAGCCGCTGTCACGGATTCAGGAAAATTTAAGAATGGATGTATCGGACAAATACTGGAACATGGTCCCAAATAGAAGACTCGCCAAACACCTCGCCGTTCGAGAGGTGCCATCGCTGGTTTACGAGGCGGTCAATCTTGAAGGCGTCGCAATCACACTCCCTGAAGTACAAACGATTCTCGATGGCGTAACAGTTGGCGGACACAAAATAAGTGATCAAAACATGGTCATTAATCAGGCAAATACCTGGATGCATCTTTTTCAAATAATTAATGACAATAGGTTCGAATTTTCAAAATCGATCGCCCTTGAGCTACACAACATTGCCGGAAAAGAAGAAGCATTTGAGTGGGGTGTGTTTCGTTCAGGAAATGTCAGTATCGCAGGCACTGACTATGAACCGCCTCCCCCGGACAAACTCGATGCCATATGGCTGCAAACCGAATTTGAACTCGAGCAGATAGAAGATATCTACGACCAAGCAATCGCCGCCTTTCTCAAAATGTCGAGAACCCAATTTTTTTGGGATGTCAATAAACGTATGGGGCGCTTCATGATGAACGGTATTTTGCTCAACAGAGGGTTTCCCATCATCAATGTCCCTGTAAAAAAACAGCTTATATTCAACAATCTTATGCTCGAATTTTATTCGTCGAATGATATGAATAAAATGATTTTATTTCTCCGTGATTGTCTGAATGAAAAAATTATTGAAAACTTTAAGAGGTAA
- a CDS encoding glycosyltransferase family 39 protein — protein MRKNENLLIGGMFSLLLILIAATIILASVPPVDRDALTHHLFVPKLWLKHGGIYEIPEVPFSYYPMNLDVLYTLALYWGSDILPKYIHLGFALLTGLLLYRYLNARLGKNYALYGVLFFLSVPIIVKLSITVYVDLGLAFFTTASLLLLLDWADRHFPWQRLLLSGLCCGLAAGTKYNGIVSIVVLTLLVPLLYQQSALPQNRSNFKASLCAVVFLLASLASFSPWLIKNYVWTGNPIYPLHNKLFQKTSPPDNEQSRQIRKDFSESLREKLASHSNTALSGRKVLYNETWWEALLLPIRFFIEGKDDDPRYFDGKLSPFLLLLPMLAFLFRPKAPCQRREQNFLLWFTLLSFFFTFFQEAMRIRYVVPIVPPLVILSLYGIRGLRSGIRQKCSPIAAVKWMPDLPLALLLCAALGYNGQYIIHQFKVVQPLPYLSGTQSRDQYISTYRREYPAIQRANTLLPANAKVLCIFLGNRGYYMDFQPVFEQPYSSASILAQYLASSSSSQHTIIDELHQRQITHVLFRTDLTAQWLHQLSEDKRQRIAPLFTQTDRPLWSGSDHVLLTLEQQNR, from the coding sequence ATGCGAAAGAATGAAAACCTTCTCATTGGGGGCATGTTTTCACTCCTCCTCATTCTCATTGCGGCAACCATCATTCTCGCCTCCGTTCCGCCCGTAGACCGCGACGCCCTCACCCACCATCTCTTTGTGCCCAAACTGTGGCTCAAGCACGGCGGCATCTATGAGATTCCGGAGGTACCCTTCTCCTATTACCCCATGAATCTCGATGTGCTCTATACCCTTGCCCTCTATTGGGGAAGCGATATCCTGCCCAAGTACATTCACCTGGGTTTTGCGCTGCTTACCGGCTTGCTGCTTTACCGCTATCTGAACGCTCGTCTAGGCAAAAATTATGCGTTGTATGGCGTGTTGTTTTTTCTTTCCGTGCCGATCATCGTCAAACTATCCATAACCGTCTACGTTGATCTCGGTCTCGCTTTTTTCACCACAGCGTCACTGCTGCTGCTCCTCGATTGGGCTGACCGACACTTCCCCTGGCAACGCCTTCTCTTATCTGGCCTTTGCTGCGGCCTGGCTGCCGGAACGAAATATAATGGGATTGTGTCGATCGTCGTTCTTACCCTGCTCGTTCCTTTACTCTACCAACAGAGTGCACTTCCACAGAATCGAAGCAATTTCAAGGCTTCGCTTTGCGCCGTTGTCTTTCTCCTCGCCAGCCTGGCTTCCTTTTCCCCCTGGCTGATCAAAAATTATGTTTGGACAGGCAATCCCATCTATCCACTGCACAATAAGCTGTTCCAGAAAACATCGCCCCCCGACAATGAACAATCCAGACAAATAAGGAAAGATTTTTCGGAGTCGCTGAGAGAAAAATTGGCTTCTCACAGCAACACTGCCTTGAGCGGACGAAAGGTTCTGTACAATGAGACCTGGTGGGAGGCTCTGCTTCTGCCAATCCGTTTCTTTATCGAAGGAAAAGACGACGATCCCCGCTATTTCGACGGCAAGCTGAGCCCCTTTCTTCTCCTGTTGCCGATGCTGGCCTTTCTCTTTCGACCCAAAGCCCCCTGCCAGCGGCGTGAACAAAATTTTCTTCTCTGGTTTACCCTACTCTCTTTCTTTTTTACCTTTTTCCAGGAGGCGATGCGCATTCGTTATGTTGTGCCCATCGTGCCCCCCCTTGTCATTCTCTCCCTCTACGGTATTCGCGGTCTCCGTTCCGGGATCCGCCAGAAATGTTCGCCCATAGCTGCTGTCAAATGGATGCCTGATCTTCCACTCGCACTGCTCCTCTGTGCTGCGTTGGGGTACAACGGTCAGTACATCATCCACCAATTCAAGGTTGTCCAACCTCTGCCCTATCTCTCGGGAACCCAAAGCCGCGACCAGTACATCTCCACCTACCGCCGCGAATATCCGGCCATCCAGAGAGCCAACACCCTCCTTCCCGCAAATGCCAAGGTCCTGTGTATCTTTCTCGGGAACCGTGGATATTACATGGATTTCCAGCCCGTGTTCGAACAACCCTATTCTTCCGCCAGCATCTTGGCGCAATATCTCGCATCCTCTTCATCTTCCCAACACACCATCATTGACGAACTTCACCAACGTCAAATCACTCATGTCCTCTTCAGAACCGATCTCACCGCACAATGGCTGCACCAGTTAAGCGAAGACAAGCGCCAACGTATTGCCCCTCTCTTCACCCAAACCGACCGACCACTTTGGAGCGGGAGTGATCATGTTCTTCTGACTTTGGAGCAGCAGAATAGGTAA
- a CDS encoding prepilin-type N-terminal cleavage/methylation domain-containing protein: MYKPTGKIQRDNANRLKKKPIHQKKEVGTAYAFDEALKAHPANHRPEQPKRLLEGNTMTLNRLRLRAKEEGFTLIELMIVIAIIGILAAIAIPNFIAYRNKTFCSAAESDANNIAAAIADYFSIPSHTATPDLGDLNGGQGFTMSRAGDPTANTASILDADNDPNTGITITVTDGSARCPSDYQNASNGAWDGSNVFTKEVKP; encoded by the coding sequence TTGTATAAACCGACCGGAAAAATACAAAGGGATAACGCTAACAGATTGAAAAAAAAGCCAATTCACCAGAAAAAGGAAGTTGGCACGGCATATGCTTTTGATGAGGCATTGAAAGCGCACCCGGCGAATCACCGACCGGAGCAACCCAAACGCCTACTGGAGGGAAACACCATGACACTGAACAGACTGAGACTGCGGGCAAAAGAAGAAGGCTTCACCCTGATCGAGTTGATGATCGTTATCGCAATCATCGGTATTTTGGCGGCAATCGCCATTCCGAACTTTATTGCGTATAGGAATAAAACTTTCTGTTCGGCTGCTGAGTCGGATGCTAACAATATCGCAGCAGCGATAGCAGATTATTTTTCAATACCATCACATACTGCGACGCCTGATCTTGGCGATCTTAATGGCGGCCAGGGTTTCACCATGTCCCGCGCTGGCGATCCAACCGCTAACACTGCCTCTATCTTGGACGCAGACAATGATCCAAATACTGGAATTACCATTACTGTAACTGATGGATCAGCAAGATGTCCTTCAGACTATCAAAATGCGTCAAATGGCGCGTGGGATGGCAGTAACGTTTTTACAAAAGAAGTAAAACCATAA